A DNA window from Chryseobacterium sp. MEBOG06 contains the following coding sequences:
- a CDS encoding response regulator: MILIVDDNQSNLYSLQKLLQSKDFQVDTAGSGEEALGKALKNDYALIILDVQMPDMDGFEVAETLADYSKTKEVPIIFLSAVNTDKKFITRGYASGAKDYVTKPVDSEILLLKVKTFYNLQEKNVAMKKTQQNLELEVKGRRELQVTMKSQIDHFHLMLESLPQIAFTVNEKGIVDFVNGKWYHYSDSEQIFPETHSDDPDIGEEFERARKRGKALELEIRIKSIGSEDYRYHLLRVTPVFDDGHIKNWVGTFTDIDGQKKAEKEKDEFLSIASHELKTPLTSIKAYVQLLDRKLKLDKESAEAGFVTKVQDQIEKLNTLITDLLDVSKIENGKLKINKKPVNLEKVISNAIDTILQTHENTVRIERHGNKPDILIPMDEIRIEQVLINFLTNAIKYSPHNNQVIVTTFVDEEAQEVRINVTDFGIGIPDFKQDAVFKKFYRVEESSLQFQGMGIGLFICSEIIKQHHGSVGVSSILNEGSTFYFTLPLN, from the coding sequence ATGATTTTAATTGTTGATGACAACCAAAGTAACCTTTACTCATTACAAAAATTACTTCAGTCTAAGGATTTTCAAGTAGACACAGCAGGTTCTGGTGAGGAGGCCCTTGGTAAAGCGCTGAAGAATGACTATGCCTTAATTATTTTGGATGTTCAAATGCCTGATATGGATGGTTTTGAAGTTGCCGAAACCCTTGCGGATTACAGTAAAACAAAAGAAGTTCCCATTATATTCTTATCCGCTGTCAATACAGACAAAAAATTTATCACACGCGGTTATGCTTCTGGAGCTAAAGATTATGTAACAAAGCCTGTCGATTCTGAGATCCTTTTGCTTAAAGTTAAAACGTTTTACAACCTTCAGGAAAAGAATGTGGCAATGAAAAAGACACAGCAGAATCTTGAATTGGAGGTAAAAGGAAGACGTGAGCTGCAGGTGACGATGAAATCCCAGATTGATCATTTTCATCTGATGCTGGAATCTCTTCCTCAGATTGCATTTACCGTTAATGAAAAAGGAATTGTAGATTTTGTAAACGGTAAATGGTATCATTATTCCGATTCTGAGCAGATTTTTCCTGAAACCCATTCTGATGATCCCGATATCGGAGAAGAATTTGAAAGGGCAAGAAAAAGAGGAAAGGCTTTAGAACTGGAGATCAGAATTAAAAGTATCGGTTCGGAAGATTACCGTTATCATTTGCTTCGCGTAACCCCGGTATTTGATGATGGACATATCAAAAATTGGGTCGGTACTTTCACAGATATCGATGGCCAGAAGAAGGCCGAAAAAGAGAAAGATGAATTTTTAAGTATCGCAAGCCATGAATTGAAAACTCCTTTAACCAGTATTAAAGCCTATGTTCAGTTATTAGACCGGAAATTAAAATTAGATAAGGAGAGCGCCGAGGCTGGTTTTGTGACAAAAGTTCAGGACCAGATCGAAAAACTCAATACTTTGATTACTGATCTGCTGGATGTTTCCAAAATAGAAAACGGTAAATTAAAAATTAATAAAAAACCCGTTAATCTTGAAAAAGTGATCAGCAATGCAATAGATACAATTCTTCAGACTCATGAAAATACAGTCCGAATTGAGCGACATGGCAATAAACCTGATATATTGATTCCAATGGATGAAATCCGTATAGAGCAGGTGCTGATTAATTTTCTGACAAATGCCATCAAATATTCTCCCCACAACAATCAGGTTATCGTTACCACTTTTGTGGATGAGGAAGCTCAGGAAGTGAGAATAAATGTGACCGATTTTGGAATAGGGATTCCAGATTTTAAACAGGATGCGGTGTTCAAGAAATTTTATCGTGTAGAAGAGTCTTCACTGCAGTTTCAGGGAATGGGTATCGGGTTATTTATTTGCTCTGAAATTATCAAGCAGCACCATGGCAGCGTAGGTGTGTCCAGCATCCTGAATGAAGGATCTACCTTTTATTTCACTTTACCCCTAAACTAA
- a CDS encoding helix-turn-helix domain-containing protein codes for MKKQEDLHGIQRHCYTKSSKAGEQFITEHGISFIVSGEMEAYDGNTKHLYQKGDVVLYRKNALIRFVKYPHREENFEATSIILDENLLKNFAEQYEIASDKTPKESLFKLEQDELIQSFFEGLESWFGNKISPELSTVKKTEMIHLLLRNNKEFKNILFHFGMPGKINLEAFMNTNFRFNVPLSRLAFLTGRSLATFKRDFEKLYHTSPNKWLQQKRLEEAHYLLEQKKMKAKDVYLEVGFETLSHFSYAFKNHFGVSPSHL; via the coding sequence ATGAAAAAGCAGGAAGATTTACATGGTATTCAGCGCCATTGTTATACAAAAAGCAGTAAAGCCGGCGAGCAGTTCATCACTGAACATGGTATTTCATTCATTGTTTCAGGCGAAATGGAAGCCTACGATGGTAATACCAAACATTTGTACCAAAAAGGTGATGTGGTATTGTACCGGAAAAATGCTTTGATCCGCTTTGTTAAATACCCGCATCGGGAAGAGAATTTTGAAGCGACATCTATTATTCTGGATGAAAATCTTTTAAAAAATTTTGCAGAACAGTATGAAATAGCTTCTGACAAAACCCCGAAAGAAAGTCTGTTTAAGCTGGAGCAGGATGAATTGATCCAGTCTTTCTTCGAAGGGCTTGAAAGCTGGTTTGGAAATAAAATAAGTCCCGAACTTTCCACTGTCAAAAAAACGGAAATGATTCATTTACTGCTTCGCAATAATAAGGAGTTTAAAAATATCCTATTTCATTTTGGTATGCCGGGAAAAATCAATCTCGAAGCTTTTATGAATACCAATTTCCGTTTCAATGTGCCCTTGTCACGGCTTGCTTTTCTAACAGGGAGAAGTCTGGCCACCTTTAAACGCGATTTTGAAAAACTCTACCATACCTCTCCCAACAAATGGTTACAGCAAAAACGCCTGGAGGAAGCCCATTATTTACTAGAACAAAAAAAAATGAAAGCAAAGGATGTCTACCTTGAAGTTGGTTTCGAAACTCTATCGCATTTTTCGTATGCCTTCAAGAACCACTTCGGCGTAAGTCCTTCGCACCTATAA
- a CDS encoding SDR family oxidoreductase, which produces MNKTVLITGSSTGIGRAAALLFSKNGWNVVATMRTPEAEKELNQLENVLVNRLDLEDVSSIENSIQEATDRFGKIDLLVNNAAFGQYGIFEALKPEQIEKQFSVNVFGTMNVIRAVLPHFRAQKEGKIINVSSAGGRIGIPLISMYVSSKFALEGFSEALSYELASQNISLKLVEPGGVATPFHETSAQLFATNPELTSYDVFSEAALNKLGQMGDMMSSAEEVADEIFKAATDNSDQFRYIVGEDAKSWINDRTSMDDLTFARHMRQLFNS; this is translated from the coding sequence ATGAACAAGACCGTTTTAATTACGGGCTCTTCCACAGGAATAGGGAGAGCCGCAGCCCTTCTATTTTCTAAAAATGGATGGAATGTAGTAGCAACAATGCGTACTCCTGAGGCTGAAAAAGAACTTAATCAATTGGAAAATGTACTGGTAAACCGCTTGGATCTGGAAGATGTATCTTCTATCGAAAATAGTATTCAGGAGGCGACAGACCGTTTTGGAAAAATTGATTTACTGGTCAACAATGCAGCTTTCGGACAATACGGAATATTCGAAGCCTTAAAACCTGAACAAATTGAAAAACAATTCAGTGTCAATGTTTTCGGAACAATGAATGTAATCCGTGCCGTATTGCCGCATTTCAGAGCTCAAAAAGAGGGGAAGATCATTAATGTAAGTTCTGCAGGGGGCAGGATTGGTATTCCACTGATTTCAATGTATGTTTCTTCAAAGTTTGCACTGGAAGGTTTTTCAGAAGCATTATCTTATGAACTGGCTTCTCAAAACATCAGCCTGAAACTGGTTGAACCAGGTGGTGTAGCAACACCATTTCACGAAACTTCAGCCCAGCTTTTTGCCACAAATCCAGAATTGACAAGTTACGATGTATTCAGCGAGGCAGCATTAAACAAATTAGGACAAATGGGCGATATGATGTCAAGTGCTGAAGAAGTAGCGGATGAGATCTTCAAGGCAGCTACAGACAATTCAGATCAGTTCCGTTACATCGTTGGTGAGGATGCAAAAAGCTGGATCAACGACCGTACGTCGATGGATGACTTAACGTTTGCACGACATATGCGACAATTGTTTAATTCATAA
- a CDS encoding SDR family oxidoreductase, giving the protein MPKSILITGASSGIGKATALFFAEKGWNVIATMRNIRDAEDLAPVKNILILPLDVTEMESIENAFTIGTEKFGKIDVLLNNAGYAQYGIFESLSDKQIRNQFEVNVFGTINVTKSVLPIFRTQGEGMIINVTSGSGRFSVPLMSLYNASKFALEGFSESLAYELASQNITVKIIEPGSTASNFHHTLEESTVSHSAYNDYIQHLNSRMDIVRKNTSASSSVPDDIAATIFEAATDGTQTLRYVSGKDIQPIIDMRTSSSEEEYMRFMRNIFS; this is encoded by the coding sequence ATGCCTAAAAGTATTTTAATAACCGGAGCTTCAAGTGGTATTGGCAAAGCAACTGCTTTATTTTTTGCTGAAAAGGGATGGAATGTAATTGCTACTATGCGAAATATCAGAGATGCTGAAGATTTAGCACCAGTAAAAAACATTTTAATTCTTCCATTGGATGTTACTGAAATGGAGAGTATTGAAAATGCTTTCACTATCGGAACTGAGAAATTTGGTAAGATCGATGTATTGCTCAACAACGCAGGATATGCACAATATGGAATCTTTGAATCGTTATCTGATAAACAGATAAGAAATCAATTTGAAGTCAATGTTTTTGGAACCATAAACGTTACAAAATCAGTCCTCCCCATCTTCAGAACTCAGGGTGAGGGAATGATTATTAATGTCACTTCAGGCAGTGGTCGTTTTTCAGTACCTCTGATGTCGCTGTACAATGCCAGCAAATTTGCTTTGGAAGGTTTTTCAGAATCACTGGCATACGAACTGGCATCGCAAAATATTACGGTGAAAATTATTGAACCGGGCAGTACTGCATCTAATTTCCACCATACTTTAGAAGAAAGCACAGTCAGTCATTCAGCATATAACGATTATATTCAACATCTGAACTCCAGAATGGACATTGTTCGTAAAAATACTTCAGCTTCCAGTTCGGTACCGGATGATATTGCAGCAACAATTTTTGAAGCAGCCACAGATGGGACACAGACATTACGTTATGTTTCCGGGAAGGATATCCAGCCCATTATTGATATGCGAACATCTAGTTCTGAAGAAGAATATATGAGATTTATGAGGAATATCTTTTCATAA
- a CDS encoding SDR family oxidoreductase, with product MNKTIFITGTSSGIGQATAQYFEAQEWNVIATMRSPEKQNILKNSERMLVLKLDVEKPETFNEVIEKAIAHFGKIDVLLNNAGYGQHGLFEATTSEQIHRQFSVNLFGTMEITRALLPHFRAQKNGSIITITSGVGRVTVPLVSIYAASKFALEGFCESLSFELASQNIQVKIIEPGNIATNFEQTTKSNFAADEALTDYSDYLKKMDEVFKGIYSGGGSTAADVAATIFKAANDESNVLRYVVGSDLQPLIDIRNGGTDEQYMDVLRSTFVPEN from the coding sequence ATGAATAAAACCATTTTTATCACCGGAACATCCTCTGGAATAGGACAGGCAACAGCGCAGTATTTTGAAGCGCAGGAATGGAATGTAATTGCTACTATGCGTAGTCCTGAAAAGCAGAATATTTTAAAAAACAGCGAACGCATGCTTGTTTTGAAACTGGATGTGGAAAAGCCGGAAACTTTTAATGAAGTTATAGAAAAAGCTATTGCCCATTTCGGTAAGATTGATGTATTATTAAATAACGCCGGTTACGGACAGCACGGTCTTTTTGAAGCCACCACTTCGGAGCAAATTCACCGTCAGTTTTCAGTCAATCTTTTTGGAACCATGGAAATTACCCGGGCTTTACTACCCCATTTCCGGGCGCAGAAAAACGGCAGCATCATTACTATTACTTCCGGTGTCGGCCGCGTAACGGTTCCCCTGGTCTCTATTTATGCGGCATCTAAATTTGCCTTAGAAGGCTTCTGCGAATCGCTGTCGTTTGAATTAGCCTCTCAGAATATTCAAGTTAAAATCATTGAACCTGGGAATATTGCTACTAACTTTGAACAAACCACCAAATCGAATTTTGCAGCTGACGAAGCATTAACCGATTATTCGGATTATCTGAAAAAGATGGATGAGGTATTTAAAGGGATCTACAGTGGGGGTGGCTCTACGGCGGCGGATGTGGCAGCAACCATTTTCAAAGCTGCGAATGACGAAAGCAATGTGTTGCGTTATGTGGTAGGTTCTGATCTGCAACCGCTGATCGACATCAGAAACGGGGGAACTGATGAGCAATACATGGATGTCCTGAGAAGCACGTTTGTGCCTGAAAACTAA
- a CDS encoding GLPGLI family protein: MIRIFSAFILFAFTNTLAQTHRYYYNIEYKLDSLQKESQKKTMILDINPEDVKYYDYAFLVKDSINKKTNSQNLNWTDQIPVTRKRDSNKNLNYNNINFDLYTYFTDDKINWKLQKDTQDFEGFKLQKATCDFGGRKWVAWFTKDIPFSEGPYKFRGLPGLIVLLQDNQNFFNFSLIKSVNLKETYNTENILEVRYGNKAFPVTEKIFIKKSAEHYNDPFHDIKLSLANNPSGSFDYYGKRFTKDDDLTKITKEARERILLKNNPIEINKSINYNNK; the protein is encoded by the coding sequence ATGATAAGAATATTTTCTGCTTTTATTTTGTTTGCATTTACAAATACACTTGCACAGACCCATAGGTATTATTATAACATTGAATACAAGCTGGACTCTTTACAAAAAGAAAGTCAAAAGAAAACTATGATTTTGGATATTAATCCAGAAGATGTTAAATACTATGACTATGCATTTCTAGTTAAAGACTCAATCAATAAAAAGACCAATTCTCAAAATTTAAATTGGACAGATCAGATTCCTGTTACACGTAAAAGAGATTCTAATAAAAATCTTAATTATAATAATATCAATTTTGATTTGTATACCTACTTCACGGATGATAAAATCAACTGGAAGCTTCAAAAGGATACCCAGGATTTTGAAGGATTCAAATTACAGAAAGCGACTTGTGATTTTGGAGGAAGAAAGTGGGTGGCCTGGTTTACTAAAGATATTCCTTTTAGCGAAGGACCATATAAATTTCGTGGATTGCCGGGACTGATTGTTTTATTGCAGGATAACCAAAATTTTTTTAATTTTTCTTTAATTAAAAGTGTAAATCTTAAAGAGACTTATAATACAGAAAATATATTGGAAGTTAGATATGGTAACAAAGCGTTTCCTGTAACAGAAAAAATATTTATAAAGAAATCTGCTGAACATTATAATGACCCTTTCCATGATATTAAGCTTTCATTAGCTAATAATCCTTCAGGGAGTTTTGATTATTATGGAAAACGCTTTACAAAGGATGATGATTTAACAAAAATAACAAAAGAAGCAAGAGAGAGAATATTGCTGAAAAATAATCCGATTGAAATCAATAAGTCAATAAATTATAATAATAAATAA
- a CDS encoding bacteriocin-like protein, translating to MKNLKKISRENLKSVKGGAYTFCSPGRVYKCYNIGVCEPDYGFNECCGCYPE from the coding sequence ATGAAAAATTTAAAAAAAATTTCAAGAGAAAATTTAAAATCAGTAAAGGGGGGAGCATATACATTTTGCAGCCCGGGCCGTGTTTATAAATGTTACAATATTGGAGTCTGTGAGCCGGATTATGGATTCAACGAATGCTGTGGATGTTATCCGGAATAA
- a CDS encoding CinA family protein yields MKFQQNLLEYISTSLITVNETVSIAEGVTSGLVQLAFSQMPNAGLFYKGGLTTYTLRERVKFLNVDRIEAYENDCVTQNISNIMAVNVAKSFDTDWGIASTGYAIPVRNSGFKIFSFFSFSYKGEVILSKRIDLHQKTQALDAQLYYTEFILGCFKSTLNQILI; encoded by the coding sequence ATGAAATTCCAGCAAAATTTACTTGAGTATATAAGTACTTCCCTTATTACAGTAAACGAAACGGTCTCTATAGCAGAAGGGGTAACTTCAGGATTAGTGCAGCTAGCTTTTTCTCAAATGCCTAATGCTGGTTTATTTTACAAAGGAGGGCTCACAACTTATACCCTACGTGAAAGAGTAAAATTCCTGAATGTTGATCGGATTGAAGCCTATGAAAATGATTGTGTCACACAGAATATATCAAATATAATGGCTGTAAATGTTGCTAAATCATTTGATACCGACTGGGGGATTGCATCTACAGGATATGCTATACCTGTTAGAAATTCAGGATTTAAAATTTTTTCTTTCTTTTCATTTAGCTACAAAGGAGAAGTTATACTTTCCAAACGTATTGATCTTCATCAGAAAACCCAGGCTTTGGATGCACAGCTGTATTATACGGAATTTATTTTAGGATGTTTTAAAAGTACCTTAAATCAGATATTAATCTAA
- a CDS encoding heme oxygenase, which yields MKTIHLFQFKNSFSRNIPFFKEECRLDNLNDLMTYDLMNTEKVTEFIIDIHDDFIFEDTSRQDLLKMCKNAKETIEHYFVTDLNDYDVI from the coding sequence ATGAAAACAATACACCTTTTTCAGTTTAAAAATTCCTTTTCCCGCAATATTCCTTTTTTTAAAGAAGAATGCAGGTTAGACAATTTGAATGATTTAATGACCTATGACCTTATGAATACTGAAAAAGTAACCGAGTTTATTATTGATATTCATGATGATTTTATTTTTGAAGATACATCCAGACAAGATCTTTTAAAGATGTGCAAAAATGCTAAGGAAACGATTGAACATTATTTTGTAACGGATCTGAATGACTATGATGTTATTTGA
- a CDS encoding helix-turn-helix domain-containing protein, which translates to MKLYIKYMVSLRCKMVVSQELERLGIKNAVVDLGTVELLDDICPEQRRILKENLLKTGLEILDDKKSILIEKIKNVVIEMIHYSDALPKENFSDYVSEKLGYDYTYLANTFSEVKGMTLQHFIIINKVEKVKELLLYDELNLTEISYKLNYSSVAHLSNQFKKITGLSPSFYKQLKQKRFGNLEDL; encoded by the coding sequence ATGAAGTTGTATATAAAATATATGGTAAGCTTGCGCTGCAAAATGGTGGTCTCTCAGGAATTGGAAAGATTGGGCATTAAAAATGCAGTTGTAGATCTGGGTACGGTTGAATTATTGGATGATATCTGTCCTGAACAAAGGCGTATATTAAAAGAGAACCTCCTTAAAACCGGCCTTGAAATATTGGATGATAAAAAAAGTATTCTGATAGAGAAAATAAAAAATGTAGTCATAGAGATGATCCATTATTCTGATGCCCTTCCAAAGGAAAATTTTTCAGATTATGTAAGTGAGAAACTTGGTTATGATTATACTTATCTGGCCAATACGTTTTCTGAGGTTAAAGGGATGACTCTGCAGCATTTTATCATTATTAATAAAGTGGAGAAAGTAAAAGAACTATTACTATATGACGAGCTTAATCTTACAGAGATCTCTTATAAGCTAAACTATAGCAGTGTGGCTCATTTATCCAATCAATTTAAAAAAATAACAGGGCTTTCACCATCATTTTACAAACAGCTGAAACAAAAACGCTTTGGAAACTTAGAAGACTTGTAA
- a CDS encoding pesticidal protein Cry7Aa, which translates to MVTIKKEGIILRKTALDFESEGVLNPAVIYNNGKIHLFYRAVAGNNFSSIGYCMLSDYKTVEMRSEHPIIIPEFDYDKHGTEDPRIVKIDDLFYLTYTSYDGINALGTLATSKDLTSWKKKGIIVPTISYTKFKLLSETEGAIAEKYKRFNEFPPGHEKNKDIFLWDKNVIFFPRRINGKLYFLHRIRPDIQIVDIDSIEDLTPDFWKVYFLQFRDHIVLSPKYDHELSYIGGGCPPIETEHGWLMIYHGVHDTVEGYVYSACAALLELDHPEREISRLPYPLFKPEEKWEVKGEVNNVCFPTGAIVEDDTLYIYYGAADKRIAVASLSIKELLKELLHYTS; encoded by the coding sequence ATGGTAACCATAAAAAAAGAAGGAATTATACTCCGGAAAACGGCATTAGACTTTGAAAGTGAAGGTGTTTTAAACCCTGCTGTTATCTATAATAATGGAAAGATCCATTTGTTTTACAGAGCCGTGGCGGGGAATAATTTCTCCAGCATCGGATATTGTATGCTCTCAGATTACAAGACTGTAGAAATGAGGTCTGAGCACCCAATAATAATCCCTGAGTTTGACTATGATAAACACGGAACGGAGGATCCTAGAATTGTAAAAATTGACGATCTGTTTTACCTTACTTATACCAGCTATGACGGCATAAATGCATTGGGAACATTGGCGACTTCCAAAGACCTTACATCATGGAAAAAAAAAGGCATAATTGTTCCGACAATTTCCTATACAAAGTTTAAACTTTTATCAGAAACGGAGGGAGCAATAGCTGAGAAATACAAACGATTTAATGAGTTTCCACCAGGTCACGAAAAAAATAAGGATATATTTCTTTGGGATAAAAATGTAATTTTCTTTCCAAGAAGAATAAACGGAAAGTTATATTTTCTTCATCGTATAAGACCCGATATTCAGATTGTGGATATAGACAGCATTGAAGATCTAACCCCTGATTTTTGGAAAGTCTATTTTCTACAGTTCAGAGATCATATTGTTTTATCGCCAAAATATGACCATGAATTAAGCTACATCGGTGGCGGATGCCCCCCTATAGAAACTGAACACGGATGGCTGATGATCTATCATGGCGTTCATGATACCGTTGAAGGTTATGTGTACAGCGCATGTGCAGCTTTACTTGAACTTGACCATCCTGAAAGAGAAATATCAAGACTTCCTTATCCCCTTTTCAAACCTGAAGAAAAATGGGAGGTGAAAGGAGAAGTCAACAATGTCTGTTTTCCAACCGGAGCCATTGTAGAGGATGATACTCTCTATATTTATTACGGTGCTGCAGACAAAAGAATTGCTGTAGCATCTTTAAGCATCAAAGAGCTATTAAAGGAATTGCTGCACTACACATCATAA
- a CDS encoding glycosyltransferase codes for MNKNIHPDVEEKIKRRSQNKKNTIYYKPEIVFISTFPPKVCGIATYCEDLIRSLQLKFKESFKIIICPMETGDESYQYTEKVEYRLNTSDAVSYLELADRINKNDNIQLVMLQHEFGFFNETKNGLSLFLQHLEKEIIITFHTVLPKPDQELKEKVQKISNLSKSIIVMTGISADILSNDYDIPNDKITVIPHGTHLLPFIDKTSLRTKYGFKDKKFFPHSVYWVPEKILKQLWKHCPKSFLRIRM; via the coding sequence ATGAATAAGAATATACATCCAGACGTGGAGGAAAAGATAAAAAGACGGTCTCAAAATAAAAAAAACACAATTTATTATAAACCTGAAATTGTATTCATCAGTACTTTTCCTCCTAAGGTGTGCGGTATTGCAACTTACTGTGAAGACCTTATAAGATCTCTACAATTAAAGTTTAAAGAATCATTTAAAATAATTATTTGTCCAATGGAAACCGGGGATGAAAGTTATCAGTATACAGAAAAGGTGGAATATAGGTTAAATACTTCAGATGCCGTTTCTTATTTGGAGCTTGCTGACCGGATCAATAAAAATGACAATATTCAACTTGTAATGCTCCAGCATGAGTTCGGTTTTTTTAATGAAACAAAAAATGGATTATCCCTTTTCCTTCAGCATTTAGAAAAAGAGATCATCATTACTTTTCATACTGTTCTGCCTAAACCGGATCAGGAATTAAAAGAAAAAGTGCAAAAAATCAGCAATTTATCCAAATCTATTATTGTAATGACAGGTATTTCAGCAGATATCCTTTCAAATGACTATGACATTCCCAATGATAAAATTACAGTGATACCACATGGTACCCATTTACTGCCATTTATTGATAAAACTTCCCTCAGAACGAAGTACGGATTTAAAGACAAAAAATTCTTTCCACATTCGGTTTATTGGGTTCCGGAAAAAATATTGAAACAACTCTGGAAGCACTGCCCGAAATCATTTCTCAGAATCCGGATGTGA
- a CDS encoding glycosyltransferase, whose product MGSGKNIETTLEALPEIISQNPDVMFLIIGKTHPTIIKSEGEKYRIFLKETIQRLNLEKHTFFINQYLPLDELLDYLQLTNIYLFTSKDRNQAVSGTFSYAISCGCPIVSTPIPHALEVLKEDTGIIIDFEAPDQLAAAVNLLLKNENIQEKLRLKSLEKMAPTAWENSSILHALLFQQHGKDTIKLNYTFPAINLSHLKNMTTDFGMIQFSKINKPDIDSGYTLDDNARALIAVCRHYELYRDESDLALISTYLNVIKFCQQPHGNFLNYVDQHRKFTQQNYETNLEDSNGRAIWALGYLLSIKEILPHQYSEEAELILKKSIFSLENIYSTRAMAFIIKGLYYQNSEKNIPLLKKLANRLVKMYQHEKHNDWHWFESYLTYGNSLLPEALLCAWISTKEEVYQQIASESFQFLLSKIFIKGDIRVISNKGWLQKDTVKIPETIGGEQPIDVAYTILALSAFYRVFKDEKYLQLMKNAFIWFLGKNHLNQIIYNPATGGCYDGLEEKNVNLNQGAESTVSYLMARLCFSKVPVKSLLNADHLT is encoded by the coding sequence TTGGGTTCCGGAAAAAATATTGAAACAACTCTGGAAGCACTGCCCGAAATCATTTCTCAGAATCCGGATGTGATGTTTCTGATTATTGGAAAAACCCATCCTACCATCATCAAAAGTGAGGGTGAAAAGTATCGGATTTTTTTGAAGGAAACCATTCAAAGACTTAATTTAGAAAAGCATACCTTCTTCATTAATCAGTACCTGCCTTTGGATGAGTTATTAGATTATCTTCAGCTCACGAATATCTATCTTTTTACTTCAAAGGATAGAAATCAGGCTGTAAGCGGCACCTTTTCTTATGCCATCAGCTGTGGATGTCCCATTGTTTCAACTCCTATTCCACATGCTTTGGAAGTGTTAAAAGAAGATACGGGTATTATTATTGATTTTGAGGCTCCGGATCAGCTTGCTGCTGCTGTGAACCTCTTGCTGAAAAATGAAAATATACAGGAAAAGCTACGTTTAAAAAGTCTGGAAAAAATGGCTCCGACAGCTTGGGAAAACTCTTCTATTTTACATGCCCTGCTATTTCAGCAACATGGTAAAGATACAATAAAACTAAACTATACATTCCCTGCCATCAATCTCAGCCACCTCAAAAATATGACAACAGATTTTGGAATGATCCAGTTTTCTAAAATCAATAAACCGGATATAGACTCGGGTTATACTTTAGATGATAATGCCCGTGCGCTGATTGCAGTATGCAGGCATTATGAATTATACAGAGATGAATCAGACCTTGCCTTAATTTCAACTTATCTGAATGTAATTAAGTTTTGTCAACAGCCCCATGGTAATTTTCTCAATTATGTAGACCAGCACAGAAAATTTACACAGCAAAACTACGAGACCAATCTGGAAGATTCCAATGGAAGAGCCATCTGGGCACTGGGTTATTTACTTTCAATAAAAGAAATTTTACCTCATCAGTATTCTGAAGAAGCAGAACTAATCTTAAAAAAAAGTATTTTCTCTCTGGAAAACATTTATTCTACCAGAGCCATGGCTTTTATTATAAAGGGATTATATTATCAAAATTCCGAAAAAAATATTCCACTATTAAAAAAACTGGCTAACCGGCTCGTAAAAATGTACCAGCATGAAAAACACAATGACTGGCATTGGTTTGAAAGCTATCTGACCTATGGCAACAGTTTATTACCTGAAGCTTTGTTATGTGCATGGATCTCCACTAAAGAAGAAGTTTATCAACAAATTGCCAGTGAATCTTTTCAGTTTCTGCTTTCTAAAATATTTATCAAAGGAGACATCAGAGTGATCTCCAACAAAGGATGGCTGCAAAAAGACACCGTTAAAATACCTGAAACCATTGGAGGGGAACAGCCTATTGACGTTGCTTATACCATCCTTGCACTATCTGCATTCTACAGGGTTTTTAAGGATGAAAAATATTTACAACTGATGAAAAATGCTTTTATTTGGTTTTTGGGAAAGAACCATTTAAATCAAATTATCTATAATCCTGCAACGGGAGGCTGCTATGACGGCCTGGAGGAAAAAAATGTAAATCTTAATCAGGGTGCGGAATCCACAGTCAGCTATCTTATGGCAAGACTGTGTTTCTCCAAAGTACCTGTTAAATCATTGCTAAATGCGGATCATTTAACTTGA